Proteins encoded together in one Sphingomonas radiodurans window:
- a CDS encoding helix-turn-helix domain-containing protein, producing MAAQRRSVELSYVDEVNAWRTTRMAASAQLEGEIHGYADYWERTGGFTVRRELPHAEGVLIVNFADPIEITGGDGCAIRLLAGEAFVAGVHTRSALSHSTGTQAGIHVFLPLATVRRLLGVPMDELVDRVVPLDALLGRSARELGDALGDARGANSRAEILDQVLEMALARATPLDRRLTHALAVLRERPDRDIARVADDVGWSRKHLAARVRDAVGVGPRSFRRLLRFQTLTGLIGAAAGRPDWAALALEAGYYDQSHMIREFGEFSGLTPGTYLARALPNGGGLVEA from the coding sequence ATGGCCGCGCAACGTCGATCCGTGGAGTTGTCCTACGTCGACGAGGTTAACGCGTGGCGCACCACGCGCATGGCGGCATCCGCTCAGCTTGAAGGCGAGATTCACGGCTACGCCGACTATTGGGAGCGGACCGGAGGCTTCACCGTGCGGCGCGAGCTTCCTCATGCCGAGGGCGTGCTGATCGTCAACTTCGCCGATCCGATCGAGATCACGGGTGGCGACGGATGCGCAATCCGACTGCTAGCCGGCGAGGCGTTCGTGGCGGGCGTCCACACCCGCTCCGCGCTGTCGCACTCGACTGGTACTCAGGCGGGCATCCATGTCTTCCTTCCGCTCGCGACTGTGCGCCGACTGCTCGGCGTGCCGATGGACGAGCTCGTCGACCGTGTCGTGCCGCTGGATGCGCTGCTGGGGCGTAGCGCGAGGGAACTTGGCGACGCGCTTGGTGATGCCCGCGGCGCGAACTCGCGCGCGGAAATTCTCGATCAGGTTCTGGAGATGGCCCTTGCCCGCGCCACACCCCTCGATAGGCGGCTGACGCACGCGCTGGCGGTACTGCGTGAACGACCCGACCGCGACATCGCGCGAGTCGCCGACGATGTCGGTTGGAGCCGCAAGCATCTGGCGGCTCGCGTTCGCGATGCGGTCGGCGTGGGTCCCCGCTCGTTCCGCAGGCTGCTCCGCTTCCAGACGCTCACCGGCCTGATCGGGGCGGCGGCGGGCCGGCCCGACTGGGCGGCACTGGCCTTGGAGGCCGGCTATTACGATCAGTCGCACATGATCCGCGAGTTCGGCGAGTTCAGCGGGCTTACGCCGGGCACGTACCTAGCCCGCGCGCTTCCGAATGGCGGCGGGCTGGTCGAGGCCTGA
- a CDS encoding IS3 family transposase (programmed frameshift), with amino-acid sequence MQRRKFSREFKLEAVKLVRERGVAVSQAARDLDLHENVLRKWVREQTADPGSAFPGHGVMKPEQQEIERLRRELVRMKAERDILKKAGGLLRQGLDMRFEFIAKHRGIRPVSWICEALGVSRSGFHAWLVRAPSSRARSDEEFGARVRASFISSYRTYGARRVWHDLLAEGQSCGLHRIERLMRVHGLKARPRRCGLPKDDAVIADNILDRQFTAETPNQRWVADFTYIWTAEGWLYVAVVIDLFSRRVVGWSMSDTMTAQLVTDALMMAIWRRGKPDALLHHSDQGSQYTSEQFQRLMADNGVTCSMSRSGNVWDNAAMESFFSSMKTERIGRKTYRTRNHAKADVFDYIERFYNPTRRHSTLGYLSPMDLERQAQVA; translated from the exons ATGCAACGACGGAAGTTCAGCCGCGAGTTCAAGCTCGAAGCGGTGAAGCTGGTGCGGGAGCGTGGCGTGGCGGTGTCGCAGGCAGCCCGCGATCTGGACCTGCACGAGAACGTGTTGCGCAAGTGGGTGCGCGAGCAGACGGCTGACCCGGGATCGGCGTTTCCCGGGCACGGCGTGATGAAGCCCGAGCAGCAGGAGATTGAGCGGCTGCGCCGCGAGTTGGTTAGAATGAAGGCCGAGCGCGACATCCTAAAAAAAGCGG GCGGCCTACTTCGCCAAGGACTCGATATGAGGTTCGAGTTCATCGCGAAGCACCGAGGGATCCGGCCTGTCTCGTGGATTTGCGAAGCGCTCGGTGTTTCGCGCAGCGGCTTTCACGCCTGGCTGGTTCGCGCGCCCAGTTCCCGCGCTCGGAGCGATGAGGAGTTCGGCGCCAGAGTCCGCGCCAGCTTCATTTCCAGCTATCGGACCTACGGCGCGCGGCGCGTCTGGCACGACCTTCTGGCCGAAGGCCAATCATGTGGCTTGCATCGCATCGAGCGGCTGATGCGTGTCCACGGCCTGAAGGCCCGTCCGCGACGTTGTGGCCTGCCCAAGGACGACGCGGTCATTGCAGACAACATCCTCGACCGCCAGTTCACCGCCGAGACGCCCAACCAGAGGTGGGTCGCCGACTTCACCTACATCTGGACCGCCGAAGGGTGGCTCTACGTCGCTGTCGTCATCGACCTGTTCTCGCGCCGCGTGGTCGGATGGTCGATGAGCGACACCATGACCGCTCAGCTCGTGACTGATGCGCTGATGATGGCGATCTGGCGACGCGGAAAGCCCGACGCCCTGCTGCATCACTCGGACCAGGGCAGCCAATACACGAGCGAGCAGTTCCAGCGGTTGATGGCCGACAATGGCGTCACCTGCTCGATGAGCCGGTCGGGCAACGTCTGGGACAACGCGGCGATGGAGAGCTTCTTCTCGTCGATGAAGACCGAACGGATCGGCCGGAAGACATATCGCACGCGCAATCACGCAAAGGCAGACGTGTTCGATTACATAGAGCGCTTCTACAATCCCACACGCAGGCACTCTACCCTGGGCTATCTCAGCCCCATGGACCTCGAGCGGCAGGCGCAGGTAGCTTAA
- a CDS encoding amidohydrolase family protein, translating into MTFDAWVLKPQIAHVTSLARAFPDQPIVLDHVGTPLGLGVYKGRHQERFSAWRAAINELSTCPNVMVKLGGLAMPFCALGDLGPDTHTDAETLARLFRPYVETSIKAFGTHRAMFESNFPVDRWGADYATLWNAFKLIASGASPEERHELFAGAAARFYHIEKLLAG; encoded by the coding sequence TTGACCTTTGACGCGTGGGTCCTCAAGCCGCAAATCGCTCATGTCACCAGCCTCGCACGCGCTTTTCCTGACCAGCCCATCGTGCTCGACCACGTCGGCACCCCGCTGGGCTTGGGTGTCTACAAGGGCCGACACCAGGAGCGGTTCTCCGCTTGGAGAGCAGCCATTAACGAGCTCTCGACCTGCCCGAATGTGATGGTGAAGCTCGGCGGACTCGCGATGCCGTTCTGTGCGCTTGGGGACCTTGGGCCGGACACCCACACCGATGCCGAGACATTGGCCCGCCTGTTCCGTCCTTACGTCGAGACCTCGATCAAGGCGTTCGGCACTCATCGCGCGATGTTTGAGAGCAACTTTCCCGTCGATCGTTGGGGCGCAGATTACGCCACGCTGTGGAACGCCTTTAAGTTGATCGCATCAGGTGCGAGCCCCGAGGAAAGGCACGAGCTGTTTGCGGGTGCGGCTGCACGCTTCTATCATATCGAGAAGCTCTTAGCCGGCTAG
- a CDS encoding efflux RND transporter periplasmic adaptor subunit: MDRKQVLAVCGGSLVAVAAASYAFVGGKGEASRNAVPVSKQAAVVARTKAKAVLAPPAIAPPGLDAARPSDCLIEPSAVVRVNSGVEGVIQAIYVDRGDRVNAGQVVAQLRADVDRAGAAAAQARANNVHSERAAASRAAYLESVNQRSQKISEFLARDSVEEAQANARAAQEERLAAAQNRRVAELESVQTQRIMGEKTVRTPVSGIVTQRVMSPGEYRGADATHILTVARVHPLHVEVFAPIAQLGSVRVGDMLTVKPEMPVGGEYRATVKVVDRVFDAASGTFGLRLELPNADYALPAGLRCTTEFDKLPVAPSRARASR, encoded by the coding sequence ATGGATCGCAAACAGGTACTGGCAGTGTGCGGCGGTTCACTGGTTGCAGTAGCAGCGGCAAGCTATGCTTTTGTTGGAGGCAAAGGAGAGGCTTCACGCAACGCCGTGCCCGTAAGCAAGCAGGCGGCGGTCGTTGCTCGTACCAAGGCCAAGGCAGTTCTCGCACCTCCCGCCATCGCGCCGCCGGGACTCGATGCTGCCCGCCCGTCCGATTGCCTGATCGAGCCATCGGCGGTCGTGCGCGTCAACAGCGGTGTCGAGGGGGTGATCCAGGCAATTTATGTCGACCGCGGCGATAGGGTGAATGCGGGTCAGGTTGTCGCTCAGCTTCGCGCGGATGTTGATCGCGCCGGCGCGGCTGCCGCCCAGGCCCGGGCGAACAACGTCCATTCGGAACGCGCCGCAGCAAGCCGCGCGGCCTACCTCGAATCGGTCAACCAGCGCAGCCAGAAGATCTCCGAGTTCCTCGCACGGGACTCGGTGGAAGAGGCGCAGGCCAACGCCCGCGCCGCTCAGGAAGAGCGATTGGCGGCGGCCCAGAACCGTCGCGTGGCTGAGCTTGAATCGGTGCAGACCCAGCGGATCATGGGTGAAAAGACGGTGCGCACGCCGGTTTCGGGCATCGTGACGCAGCGGGTTATGTCGCCGGGCGAATATCGCGGCGCGGATGCGACGCACATCCTTACCGTAGCCCGGGTGCACCCGCTGCATGTGGAGGTGTTCGCGCCGATCGCCCAGCTGGGTTCAGTTCGCGTCGGCGACATGCTGACCGTCAAACCGGAGATGCCGGTGGGCGGGGAATATCGCGCGACGGTGAAGGTCGTGGACCGCGTGTTCGATGCTGCGAGCGGCACTTTCGGCCTGCGGTTGGAATTGCCCAACGCTGATTATGCGCTGCCTGCCGGACTGCGGTGCACGACCGAGTTCGACAAGCTGCCAGTCGCGCCCAGCCGCGCCCGGGCGAGCCGATGA